ACTCTTTTTATTTTTTGATTAATGCAAGAAAACGGCAAACCATATCCTGTAAATTATTCGGAATTTTCTTATTGTTAAGCGCTTCTGCAAGCTGTTGGGTATCTTCTATTTGCCATTTACACGATTCAATGTTCAATTAGTTTCCTCTTCATTCCAACGGTATCGCTTATTCTTTCGCAAAGTCTCAAGATCACAATGCAGACAAAGCCCGTTATGACAGCAGATCGGATTGCCACATTTGGGACATGACCACCGCTCTGCTTCGCTTTTCAGAAAAGCTGCTATCCCATTCTTCTGAATGACTTTCAGATTTTCAATCATGCTCATATGATATTTGGTGCGATAACGTTTATCCAACCCCTTTAACCGCTTACAGGGAAAGGCTGTACATTCGTAACAAAAACGGACCCTTCCGTTTTTCAAGAGTTCACACGCATCCCCAAAATGAGTGCAATTTTCTCCTCTGGGAATACAGCCGGGACAATATTTTCGATTAAATCCCTGTTTTTTTAAATCATCTTTCATCATTTGATAGTGAACACATAAGCTGCAATTCATACCACAGGGTGCAATCAAATTTTCTTCCATCACAAATACCTCCACTTATTTACTGAACAATTCACTACAAAAATAAACGATCACAGATATAATCTGGAAGTTCCTTGCTGATTTCTATTGTTTACTTCCTTTTTAAAAAAACATCATTACGCCCGCTGCTACTACTTTTTTCTTAAAATCTTCCCATATGGATGATTGGTATCCCGTTCGCCAACAACTTCTAAACGCTTGTCATCGATCATCTTTTTTATCCGCAGAGCATACCAGCCATCGCCAATACCGATCGGGTATTTACCGAGGATATTTCCAATCAGCCGCGCCATTACAAATTCGCCGTCGGGAAGATTATTGATAATAAGCTGATCATAAAAATCTTCCGAAACAGAAATTAATTCGCCGTTTTTGATCGTCCGTAATACTGTGTTTTCTTTTTTTAAATCAATCCATCGATTACTTTGGATCAGCTTTTCCGCAAGTGAAATTTCCCGTTCCCGATCTAAAAAATGACAAAATTGACTAGGCTTAATTTCTGCCCAGTCGGCATAAGAGGCTTTATTTATGGGGAGATCCTGCTCATATTCCGACAAACTAACGGTACTTATTTTACAGTTAATGTCTTTCAACACGTCGCATAAATAAGCATACCCGCAAGCCGAAAAAGTTGTATTACTTTTCCATACCCTTATCGGGATACCATCCTTGGCCATACTGATGAGTTTATCCAAGTCATCTCGTTGATATTTGAAAAACTCTTCGAGTTGTTCTTGTTCAAAATCAACGGAACCAAATAGTTGAACAAACGTATGCTTGCGTTCATCCCCATCAATTTCATGGGCAATATCGCCTATATCCAAGTTAAATCCAATACAAACAACATCTTTTAAGTTTCCGCCCCAGGATTTCCCTTTAAATTGTTCTTGTGATTTTTTTTCTTTGGTATTTTCAATCGATTCGCGAATTGCATCTTCTTCCTGTTTTTTCGCCATTGTGATTGAACCTTTTGCACTATCATTAAAAACAACCTCAAGCATCTCTGCTCCTCCTGTTCTATTCATATCATTATCTGAATTTTTGAGTATTTTCTGGTATATTATGATACTATTTAGACACGATCTCCAAAACTGTAAATTTAATATACCCTTTAGCATCCTCAATGTCAATTCGAAGGAACTTCGATAAATGATTGAATCGTTACAAAATAATCGTCTACTTAAGTACTGATAAGTCCAATCTTCATTCAAATTGGGTGATTCAACTTCTGCCATAACTTAGCAAAGCTTTTTTCTGATAGAATTTCATTGGTGACAAATTTTCCATTGTAAAAAAGAGCATAAGTGGTAAAAGGAGCTGGTGCCGACTGGGCTGCTTCTTTAGTATTGATATGATACAATTTGCATTCCAGTCCATAGTTTTTTACCGTTTCGGCAAATACCGGAACATATTTATCTGTATGCGGACACTGATTGGTATAATAAAGTACCAATCCCGGCTCTGAAATTACTCCTTTTTTGGCATTTTCCTTGATTCGAGGGATATCGGACTCTTTTTCAAACGGCAGATATAATAATTCAAAATAGGGTTCTGCCGTATCGGCAATCTGAAACCCCTTATGTTTCAAATACTTGGGATCAGATAAAAACGGCATTTTCTTTTGCGATGACAGTGCTACAATGCCTTTTTTGCCTTTAGCCTGGCTGTCGGCAATGCATTGTTCTAATAACAAATCACCATATCCTTGTCCTTTATACTGACCGGACACCCATAAGCAATCAATAACCATATACCCCTCTGCTATTATTGGATACCATGCCTTTTCGGCGGGAATGTACTCAATAAATACTTTTCCCCGAACATCCAATTTGTTAAATACCAACCCTTCTTTTAATCGTTCTTTCATCCACGCTTTTTTTGAAGCAACACAATTTTCGCCTTTTTTATCCGAGATCGCACAGCATATATGTTCGGTGCTTAAATTTTCAAGGGTAACTTGTTTAAATTCCATCTTTACTTTACCTTTCTAATCAAATTTTGTAGTTTTTCCAGCGATTAATCGATCATAAATCAACTTATTTATCATTATAACATCATAGATATGACAACAGCATGTCATATCTTATCATTATTTCAATCGCACTACCTAATATGACGTGCAGTTGTCACCTTATCTGGTTTATACTAATACTGAAATGTTATAATTTCATACTTTATTGATGATTGGAGTTATTCAATGGCAGAGGCATTAAAAAATATTTATACGCCAACGTTTTTACACGACTTTGGCGATAAAGTTCGCACTGTATATAAAACGTTTCCCAAAGAACAGTTTATGACCGCTATACTGATGCAGCCATGGGATGAATTACCGCTGCGTGCCCGGATGAATCGGATTGCGACAGTATTGGGGACGTGTTTACCTGAAGATTATAACCAGGCTTTAGCTATTTTATTCGCCATTGAAAAAGATTGCACCGGGTTCCCTTATTTGTTTTTTCCCGACTTTGTCGCAATTTACGGACTAAACTCCAAGCATTGGGATCTTTCCATAAAAGCCCTGGAGCGTTTTACCAAAGGTTCTTCCGCAGAATTTGCCATCCGTCCTTTTATTCTTCAAGACCCTGAACGCGCCATGACCGTGATGCACCAGTGGTCAAAACATCCAAACGAACATGTCAGACGTTTATCCAGCGAGGGCTGTCGCCCCCGTCTCCCCTGGGGTATTCATTTACCCTTATTTAAAAAAGATCCCACTCCCGTGCTGGATATCCTCGACAATCTAAAAGCGGATCCATCGTTATATGTTCGAAAAAGCGTTGCCAATAATCTCAACGACATTGCCAAAGATAATCCCGGTCTGGTATTAACAACCGCCCAGCGTTGGATTGGCACAAACCCCGATACCGATTGGATTTTACGCCAAGGTTGCCGTACCCTTGTCCGTAAAGCCAACCCTATCGCCCTGGAATTATTTGGTTACCCAAGGCCTTCCGCTGAAGCCCCGTTATTTAAAAATGCCCTACTCACGGTCGCCCCGGATCAACTTTTTATCGGCACTTCGTGCGATCTGCATTATTCCCTGGATATGACCTGGGACAGTCCTGTACATATCCGTCTGGAATACGGTATTGACTTTATTAAAGCCAATGGTAAACCTTCCCGTAAATTATTTCTGCTGTCAGACAAAACCGTCAAAGGCGATGCTCATTTATCCGGTTCCCGCCGTCATCGTTTTGCCGACCTCACAACCAGACGACACCATCCCGGTGCCCATCAAATTGTTTTGTTGATCAATGGTCAGGAAGCCGCGCAAACAAACTTGTTATTACAGCCGCTACAATTATGATTGCAAATCAAATCGCTAAAACTAAAAAAATATCCGACCCTCACTTCATGTGTTGGTCGGATATTAATCTCATTGTTTAAACTTTAAACTTATTCAAATTTTTTATTACAGATTCATTATTATATGGTTTAACAATAAAACCTTTTGCTCCGTCCATGATTGCTTGCTGTATATACTTTTCCTGGCCAAGTGCCGAAAGCATAATCACCGTAGGCGAATAATCCAATTTTTTGATCTCCCTCATACATTCAAGTCCATCCATTACTGGCATGGTAATATCTAACGTAATAAGATCTGGTTTAAATTCCTGAATTTTTTCTAGGGCTACCTTGCCGTTTTCCGCTTCCGCTACTACGTCAAATCCATTGCTTTGAAGCAAACTCTTCAGTTGGATTCTGATAAACATAGCATCGTCAACAATTAATACTTTAGTCATGGTCACCTTCCTCTTCTAAATAGATATTCAACTAATTTTTTCGATAAAAATGAAGTTTTTGGTAAGTTTCAATATTTTAATCATTTAAAGCGATTTCAAAAAATGACCTTATCTCGGCATTAATAATTTTATAGCACTTCATTTTTTTGTCTATCCAATTTGACTCTAGCATAATAAACGTTGCTATTTTAATCAATAATCAATCGTTATTAATTATGTCTATCAATCATCATTTTTTAGCATTTTATTCAATAATAAACATAATTAATATATTTTGTTCATTATATATTGCTTGCTCATCGCTTGTTTAGTATAATAGTTATCTTAGATTCTATCCCAAAATTACTTTTTTTGAAAGGAAAACTCACCTTATGGGAGAAAAAACGTCGATCGCCGGATTCGAAAAACAAAACAACAGCTACAATCCAGTTTACTTAAATTAATGCTTGAAAAAAGCATTCAAAAAATAACAGTCCGTGAATTATCCGATTTTGCGGATATTAACCGCGGAACCTTTTATCTTCATTATAAAGATGTCTTTGATTTGCTGGATCAAATTGAGAATAAACTGATTAAAGATTTTTCGGAAGTCCTTAATCAGTACCCTTCGCTCCTTGTTAGAAGTAATGATCACCGACTTCTCGTTGATGTATTCGCTTTTATTGAATCAAACGAAGACATAATGCGCGTGTTATTATGTAAAAATAGTGATCCGCATTTTTTAGATCAGTTAAAAAATAATGTTAAAACACGATACTTTGATGATTGGCAACAAATTTATTTGACACCCGCACCGATCGAAATCGAATATTTTTTTTCTTATTTTCTATCGGGATGTATTGGTTTGATTATTCACTGGTTATCAACCGGGATGACGCAATCCCCAGAACAGATTGCCAAACTCACTAAAAGCATGATTTTAGAGGGCAATAATTTTTTAAATACGATCAATAACCCGGTAATAAATCATTGAACAAGAATAATAACCGTTTCTATCTAAACAACATTCATAAGTTTGGGCGATCAGCTGCTTTTTAACCATTCCCGTTGACGTTTTTTTGTTTGAACATACTATTTACCCGTTGTTATTTCCCTTAAGCAAACACCGGCCATTTTTCAGTTTCACTAAACGTATCCACCAGTTCATGGGCATCATTAATGATCTCCTGATCAAATTCCAGATAATTCAATAAGGCAATCGCATTTTTGGTTTGAGCCGGACCGGTATACAATTGATAATCAAATAAAATGGTTTCGTCGGTAATTGTCTCCTGGAAGTGATAGTTATCATAACTATTCACTAAAATATTCGTCAGCTCAATATCGTGAGTAGCAATCAGACACAGACAATTTTTGCCGTCCAAATAACTGAGAATCGCTGCCGATGCCGCGATCCGCTCGATCGTATTGGTGCCTTTTAATATTTCATCAATAAAACAGAGACAGGGATAATGATCAACCTGCTCAATTGTCCGTTTCAGAGCTTTAATTTCAGCCATAAAATAACTGTCTCCCGCCAAGATATCATCACTCACAGCCATCGCCGTAATCGGTAAACAGCGGGATAATGAAAAACTGCTGGCGGTGCAGGTATAAATGGTTTGGGCAAAGATACTATTAAGTGCCAACGCCTTAACAAAGGTCGATTTTCCTGATGCATTCGAGCCGGTAATTAAACTGTTTTGTTGGAGTTTAATATCATTCGGCACCGGCGATTTTATTAAAGGATGATATAAATCGGTAGTAACGACTTGAAATGTTTCGGTGAAGGTTGGTGTCACGGTCCCTGCCAAACTTTTACGAAACGATGCCAACGCAATACTCATATCCAACTCACCAATATTCTGATAAATACGGTAAAAAGCGGCTTTATTTTTAGACACCAACGCAATTGCTTTGTTATAGGTTCTAAAATCGTAGAGCGTGACAATTTTCAGATAATCCAGCAATAGATCAAGATCCGAACCTCCGCTCATCATCATCCCGGCAAGTTTGCCGGCAAGTGCTTTAAAAGGAATGTTGTCTTGTTCAATCTGAGCCACCAAAACTTTCAGACTGCCGGTGCTTTCGTCAGCTGTCAAGCGGTTACAGCATCTGAGAATCGCTGATAAGTATTGAATCGTCAACAAGTTTTTGGCAATTTCCTTTTTGAAATAATAATGAACACATCCATTAACAATCACTGAAGTGATCAAACTAACCAGGCCGATGGTGGCATTAATAAATATGATCCCAATACATAACAGCGGAATGATTGACAGGATCGTGTAGATCATGGGATTTTTCAGAGCCTTTATTTGACTTTCAAAAATAAGTGCCGAAACATCATTATAGTTTGCTTTGCCTAATTTTGAAAGAATCATTTGAATTTCCAGCCGTTTCTTAGGATTATCCGCAAAATAAGTAATCAGCTGGTCTCTTTTCTTAAGCGGTTCTTCCTCCCAGCTTGGCTCATGAAGGGTTGCATACAACACTTCATCGCCAACCGAGGTCAGACAGGTATTCATCCGTTTAAAGACATCATCCATATCCAGATCACTCCAGGTCAATTCATCAATCGCTACCTCAATCGTTTCATATTTAAGTTTACGATCCCAATAATCAGACACACTTCCCCAAATCGATGAATCAAAACTGGTTGGCGCTTTTCCAAATTCATTTATCAATTGTCTGCGAAAATTCAGTCGGGCTTTGCGACTGGAGAATAGATTAAAGATAATAAATGCCACGATTCCAATAACTACAAAAAATAGTACTTCCATTTATATCTCCTCAAATTATGGCCTGCTACTAAATTTTTTTGAATAATAATCAAAAAACAATGCCTTTAATATACCGTATTGCCAGATTTATGTCAACTTAACGGAATGATTGATCCGCCTACTAGGCCTCTCAATAAAACAAAATCGATCATCTCTCCTTCACTTTTAATCGCATTATCGATAGGGATGATACCAGGTGGGAACGGGATTTTGCATATTATCAAACCAATCAAGTACATCAGATGCCTGTTTCATCATTGTGTCAACATCACTTTGCCCAAACGGAAGCGCCCAATAAATTGAAGAAAGCGTGTTACTTGCAATGTAAAAAGCAAGCAGTTTGAAAAATTCTAATGGTGGTTTACTGCCAAAATATCCATCCAGCTGACCAGTCGCAAAATAAGGACTTTTTGCCGCACACCATACAATTCGATTAAATTCTTCCCATGGATCGCCAAAATCAAACCGGTCAAAATCAATAATCACTAACTGATTCTTTTCCAACATCATATTGCCGATGTGATAGTCGCCGTGCTGAAAACATTGCGGGCGATTCTTGAGTAACGCACGGTTATTTTTTATATACTCAATAACTTTATCATCCCCTTTAAATGTCAGCGGGCATTCCTGATATTTTTTGATTTTAAAATTTGTTTTTCGATTAAACCGGCTATCCCACGCCTCCTGATTTTCAGG
This is a stretch of genomic DNA from Acetobacterium woodii DSM 1030. It encodes these proteins:
- a CDS encoding DUF3658 domain-containing protein, which codes for MLEVVFNDSAKGSITMAKKQEEDAIRESIENTKEKKSQEQFKGKSWGGNLKDVVCIGFNLDIGDIAHEIDGDERKHTFVQLFGSVDFEQEQLEEFFKYQRDDLDKLISMAKDGIPIRVWKSNTTFSACGYAYLCDVLKDINCKISTVSLSEYEQDLPINKASYADWAEIKPSQFCHFLDREREISLAEKLIQSNRWIDLKKENTVLRTIKNGELISVSEDFYDQLIINNLPDGEFVMARLIGNILGKYPIGIGDGWYALRIKKMIDDKRLEVVGERDTNHPYGKILRKK
- a CDS encoding aminoglycoside phosphotransferase family protein is translated as MTEFQFASMIPINKGWSEDKKYQVKKDDGSKYLLRISPIERFETRKALFSILQEVAALDVAICKPVEFGTCKDGVYALYTWVEGQDVEAVIALLTESEQYLLGIKSGEILKKIHAIPAPENQEAWDSRFNRKTNFKIKKYQECPLTFKGDDKVIEYIKNNRALLKNRPQCFQHGDYHIGNMMLEKNQLVIIDFDRFDFGDPWEEFNRIVWCAAKSPYFATGQLDGYFGSKPPLEFFKLLAFYIASNTLSSIYWALPFGQSDVDTMMKQASDVLDWFDNMQNPVPTWYHPYR
- a CDS encoding response regulator; the encoded protein is MTKVLIVDDAMFIRIQLKSLLQSNGFDVVAEAENGKVALEKIQEFKPDLITLDITMPVMDGLECMREIKKLDYSPTVIMLSALGQEKYIQQAIMDGAKGFIVKPYNNESVIKNLNKFKV
- a CDS encoding DUF3795 domain-containing protein: MEENLIAPCGMNCSLCVHYQMMKDDLKKQGFNRKYCPGCIPRGENCTHFGDACELLKNGRVRFCYECTAFPCKRLKGLDKRYRTKYHMSMIENLKVIQKNGIAAFLKSEAERWSCPKCGNPICCHNGLCLHCDLETLRKNKRYRWNEEETN
- a CDS encoding MutS-related protein yields the protein MEVLFFVVIGIVAFIIFNLFSSRKARLNFRRQLINEFGKAPTSFDSSIWGSVSDYWDRKLKYETIEVAIDELTWSDLDMDDVFKRMNTCLTSVGDEVLYATLHEPSWEEEPLKKRDQLITYFADNPKKRLEIQMILSKLGKANYNDVSALIFESQIKALKNPMIYTILSIIPLLCIGIIFINATIGLVSLITSVIVNGCVHYYFKKEIAKNLLTIQYLSAILRCCNRLTADESTGSLKVLVAQIEQDNIPFKALAGKLAGMMMSGGSDLDLLLDYLKIVTLYDFRTYNKAIALVSKNKAAFYRIYQNIGELDMSIALASFRKSLAGTVTPTFTETFQVVTTDLYHPLIKSPVPNDIKLQQNSLITGSNASGKSTFVKALALNSIFAQTIYTCTASSFSLSRCLPITAMAVSDDILAGDSYFMAEIKALKRTIEQVDHYPCLCFIDEILKGTNTIERIAASAAILSYLDGKNCLCLIATHDIELTNILVNSYDNYHFQETITDETILFDYQLYTGPAQTKNAIALLNYLEFDQEIINDAHELVDTFSETEKWPVFA
- a CDS encoding DNA alkylation repair protein; this translates as MAEALKNIYTPTFLHDFGDKVRTVYKTFPKEQFMTAILMQPWDELPLRARMNRIATVLGTCLPEDYNQALAILFAIEKDCTGFPYLFFPDFVAIYGLNSKHWDLSIKALERFTKGSSAEFAIRPFILQDPERAMTVMHQWSKHPNEHVRRLSSEGCRPRLPWGIHLPLFKKDPTPVLDILDNLKADPSLYVRKSVANNLNDIAKDNPGLVLTTAQRWIGTNPDTDWILRQGCRTLVRKANPIALELFGYPRPSAEAPLFKNALLTVAPDQLFIGTSCDLHYSLDMTWDSPVHIRLEYGIDFIKANGKPSRKLFLLSDKTVKGDAHLSGSRRHRFADLTTRRHHPGAHQIVLLINGQEAAQTNLLLQPLQL
- a CDS encoding TetR/AcrR family transcriptional regulator; translation: MLEKSIQKITVRELSDFADINRGTFYLHYKDVFDLLDQIENKLIKDFSEVLNQYPSLLVRSNDHRLLVDVFAFIESNEDIMRVLLCKNSDPHFLDQLKNNVKTRYFDDWQQIYLTPAPIEIEYFFSYFLSGCIGLIIHWLSTGMTQSPEQIAKLTKSMILEGNNFLNTINNPVINH
- a CDS encoding N-acetyltransferase codes for the protein MEFKQVTLENLSTEHICCAISDKKGENCVASKKAWMKERLKEGLVFNKLDVRGKVFIEYIPAEKAWYPIIAEGYMVIDCLWVSGQYKGQGYGDLLLEQCIADSQAKGKKGIVALSSQKKMPFLSDPKYLKHKGFQIADTAEPYFELLYLPFEKESDIPRIKENAKKGVISEPGLVLYYTNQCPHTDKYVPVFAETVKNYGLECKLYHINTKEAAQSAPAPFTTYALFYNGKFVTNEILSEKSFAKLWQKLNHPI